One Tetrapisispora phaffii CBS 4417 chromosome 3, complete genome DNA segment encodes these proteins:
- the RPB3 gene encoding DNA-directed RNA polymerase II core subunit RPB3 (similar to Saccharomyces cerevisiae RPB3 (YIL021W); ancestral locus Anc_7.194), which produces MSDEGPQVKIREATKDNVDFIVSNVDLAMANAFRRVMIAEIPTLAIDSVEVISNTTVLADEFIAHRLGLVPLQSADIEQLEYSRDCFCEDHCDKCSVVLTLQALGESESTTNVYSKDLVIVSDLLGRNIGHPIIQDKEGNGVLICKLRKGQELKFTCIAKKGIAKEHAKWGPAAAIEFEYDPWNKLKHTEYWYEQDAAKEWPQSKNCEYEDPPNEGSEFDYKAKADTFYMNVETIGTVTSDQVIVRGIDILQKKVASILLALNRLDQDKVNYAGNNNVNNGEMDGEDITMNGTENDPYASGNNNSYDGAW; this is translated from the coding sequence ATGAGTGACGAAGGTCCACAAGTGAAAATTAGAGAAGCTACTAAGGATAATGTTGATTTCATTGTATCTAATGTCGATTTGGCGATGGCCAACGCATTCCGTAGAGTTATGATAGCTGAAATCCCTACCCTAGCTATCGATTCTGTTGAAGTTATTAGTAATACTACAGTGTTGGCAGATGAGTTTATTGCTCATAGATTGGGGTTGGTTCCTCTGCAGAGTGCTGACATAGAGCAATTGGAATACAGTCGTGATTGTTTCTGTGAAGATCATTGTGACAAATGTTCTGTTGTTTTAACTTTACAAGCATTGGGTGAAAGCGAAAGTACTACTAACGTTTACTCGAAAGATTTAGTGATTGTATCCGATCTATTGGGTCGTAATATAGGACATCCAATCATACAAGACAAAGAAGGTAATGGTGTTCTGATTTGTAAATTAAGGAAAGGTCAAGAACTAAAATTCACATGTATAGCTAAAAAGGGTATTGCTAAAGAGCATGCCAAATGGGGCCCTGCAGCTGCcattgaatttgaatatgaTCCTTGgaataaattaaaacatACAGAATATTGGTACGAGCAAGATGCCGCAAAAGAATGGCCTCAATCTAAAAACTGTGAATATGAAGATCCTCCTAACGAAGGTAGtgaatttgattataaGGCCAAAGCCGATACTTTCTACATGAATGTTGAAACCATCGGTACAGTGACATCTGATCAAGTCATAGTTAGAGGGATTGACATTCTACAAAAGAAAGTTgcatcaatattattagcATTAAATAGATTGGACCAAGATAAAGTTAACTATGCTGGAAACAACAACGTCAATAATGGTGAAATGGACGGAGAAGATATTACAATGAATGGAACTGAAAATGATCCGTATGCATCGggaaataataatagttaCGATGGTGCATGGTAA
- the TPHA0C04520 gene encoding uncharacterized protein (similar to Saccharomyces cerevisiae ADL119W (Scer_YGOB_ADL119W); ancestral locus Anc_7.195), with translation MAESKLASNIDSGNGSNVPQETLKVPDVRLEQSFNNALQKEAEKQRVAKLKKEGLDDSKILQIQKNEPATVTKYIVWKVILRDMILMPFIQGALFTGLLMAVKPWLRGVVGNGRRFGSYIYKLVLGKDLVKPKDH, from the coding sequence ATGGCAGAAAGTAAGCTTGCTTCCAATATAGATAGTGGTAATGGTTCCAATGTACCACAAGAGACACTGAAAGTTCCCGATGTGAGATTAGAAcaatcttttaataatgcGTTGCAAAAAGAAGCTGAGAAGCAAAGAGTAGCtaaattgaagaaagaagGTTTAGATGATTCGAAGATTTtacaaatacaaaaaaatgaaCCTGCAACAGTTACCAAATACATTGTATGGAAAGTGATCTTGAGAGATATGATCTTGATGCCTTTTATACAGGGTGCTCTCTTTACTGGGTTACTTATGGCCGTTAAACCATGGTTAAGAGGTGTTGTTGGCAATGGAAGAAGATTTGggtcatatatatataaacttgTTTTAGGTAAAGATTTAGTTAAACCAAAAGaccattaa
- the TIM44 gene encoding protein translocase subunit TIM44 (similar to Saccharomyces cerevisiae TIM44 (YIL022W); ancestral locus Anc_7.196) → MSRSILTKRTNLLLGHNVAYFSTSTVLRNGGGKTPIQIFRETFKKEWEKSQELQDNIKTLQDASGRLGQSEAYKKAKEAYVKAQQSSTIVSKTLKKTGETVEDLAKKTWDSEIGKSTRKVVSQGAKKIDESFEPVRQTQVYKEVSEVIDDGESSRYGGFISKEQRRKKREADLASGKRVRATKSNEEAGTAIVATNVESKESFGKKIDDFKEKTVVGKTMKSFKVRVWDENENPLIVVLRTISNKISGFFAETESSRVYSQFKLMDPTFSNAAFTKHLRDYIIPEVLEAYVKGDEVVLKKWFSEAPFNVYAAQQKELRKQQLFTDGRILDIRGVDIVSAKLLAPQDIPVLVVGCRAQELHLYRKVKTGELGAGDESNIMMSSYAMVFTRDPDNIDDDETEGWKILEFVRGGSRQFT, encoded by the coding sequence ATGTCGAGGAGTATTTTGACTAAGAGGACCAATCTTCTATTAGGACATAATGTCGCTTATTTTTCAACTAGTACTGTGTTAAGAAATGGTGGCGGCAAGACGCctattcaaatttttagaGAAACTTTCAAGAAAGAATGGGAGAAATCGCAAGAATTACaagataatattaagaCACTGCAAGATGCATCTGGTAGGTTAGGTCAAAGTGAGGCGTATAAAAAGGCTAAAGAAGCATATGTTAAAGCACAACAATCGTCTACTATCGTTAGCAaaactttgaaaaaaacTGGTGAGACTGTTGAAGATCTCGCAAAGAAAACGTGGGATTCTGAAATTGGTAAGAGTACCAGAAAAGTGGTCAGTCAAGGTgccaaaaaaattgatgaaagtTTCGAACCGGTAAGACAAACACAAGTGTATAAAGAAGTTTCAGAAGTAATTGATGATGGTGAAAGTTCACGTTATGGTGGTTTCATTTCCAAAGaacaaagaagaaaaaagagAGAAGCTGATTTGGCTTCCGGTAAAAGGGTAAGAGCTACCAAGAGTAACGAAGAGGCGGGGACTGCTATTGTGGCTACGAATGTCGAATCAAAGGAATCATTTGGTAAGAAGATAGAcgattttaaagaaaaaacagTTGTAGGTAAGACTatgaaaagtttcaaaGTTAGAGTATGGGATGAGAATGAAAATCCTTTGATTGTTGTATTGAGAACCATTTCAAATAAGATTAGTGGGTTTTTCGCTGAGACTGAATCTTCAAGAGTTTATTCTCAATTCAAGTTAATGGATCCAACTTTCTCTAATGCTGCATTCACTAAACATCTAAGAGATTATATCATTCCTGAAGTACTTGAAGCTTATGTTAAAGGTGATGAGGTTGTTCTTAAGAAATGGTTCAGTGAAGCTCCATTCAATGTCTATGCAGCTCAACAAAAGGAACTAAGAAAACAACAATTGTTTACAGACGGCAGAATCTTGGATATCAGGGGTGTTGATATTGTAAGTGCCAAACTACTGGCTCCACAGGACATTCCAGTCCTGGTTGTCGGTTGTAGAGCACAAGAATTGCATTTATATCGTAAAGTGAAAACTGGAGAACTAGGCGCTGGTGACGAATCCAATATCATGATGAGCTCCTACGCAATGGTCTTTACGAGAGATCCAGATAATATCGATGATGATGAGACAGAAGGTTGGAAGATTCTAGAATTTGTTCGTGGTGGATCAAGGCAATTTACCTAG
- the TPHA0C04540 gene encoding uncharacterized protein (similar to Saccharomyces cerevisiae ULP2 (YIL031W); ancestral locus Anc_7.197) — protein MIKNMNNLNNITPNNQKRFNELNQDFEVIESSPLKRINNLKHRQQEHRHNGLLFSSPNIEINKQRTLKDSTTTESNLDKQYQNMKIKFNLTGFFYILDGENNTHKFRNSLLNFKQIKSEDFKIKIRSEDNNIKITFDDLLKQSEKIIFDMNTTTMGIILKEKINLNEKLNSRLILWMNSDISGLDKKLNKIKTLILKSIELSGYETKINLNITGTKYEIEKLLKLQALEDYKILELDKIKNLDTLTSMDNSNNLKKRHIYSFTSTAPTMVDKNRIENSPEPNMINTPITNKNNDNSIFNNTSPIIEKKKGIAPFKFLWNSQKNSLSSYSYSNLRDSSPNIPNEILKETIDNTVTNYEQKIALPNEMTKEDIYDICEVPAIFKPNLVYKFNDGTTFTITNQDFKCLYNNDWANDMILDFFIKYFIEESITKNIINENDVSIMSSFFYLKLISDPTNYYKNVKKWVNNSNLFNKKFIVIPLNISYHWLGCIIINFDKVYNFFQNNINELDQNILTIADIPKINILTFDSLSQADAKNIVPIKQFILNYLEDKCNLSLPDEVVEIKKCLVPQQSNFSDCGFHVISNIRTFFEDPGETIKIWNMTDPGEYKNCPEKINDFFGFNKHRNERENYRAILLHLQRNQVKRKLLEDAFQEKESQNTEDDEDFEIVSNCDIKHKNSNSLSQDEEVVRNEEEDRIDDNYNIDNNDNNTVTHNLLPNNDDIASDQKQPLTYGDEGRDSINEVLKTNEVTSRNILETSPPIPDNELPYTGTTSKYFGESRLKSRQSHIDIISSAPTEGPNEGGNYYPRESQAIDEPVSDKFMVNQSSANSSVFFNGRRTMSDDDLNNADNNALNNQPKLSDNVEGNITIIESDISDAEGLPVSEMNTSSIPFKSEHVNILLTKRHDTNHYENIRNTLNSEYEEQDDDEEDNSNDIEVISL, from the coding sequence atgataaaaaatatgaataatttaaataatattactCCTAATAATCAGAAGagatttaatgaattaaatcaaGATTTTGAAGTTATAGAAAGTTCACCTTTAAAGAGAATCaacaatttaaaacatAGACAGCAAGAACATAGACATAATggattattattttcttcgCCAAATATCGagataaataaacaacGCACTTTAAAGGATAGTACTACTACCGAGTCAAATTTAGACaaacaatatcaaaatatgaaaattaaatttaatctTACCggttttttttatattttggaTGGTGAAAATAACACACataaatttagaaatagtcttttaaattttaaacaGATTAAATCtgaagattttaaaattaaaatcagatcagaagataataatataaaaattacaTTTGATGATTTGTTAAAACAAtctgaaaaaattatttttgatatgaATACAACTACAATGGGtataattttaaaggaaaagattaatttaaatgaaaaactTAATTCAAGATTAATTCTATGGATGAATAGTGACATTTCAGGACtagataaaaaattaaataaaattaaaacattaattttaaaatcaatagAGTTATCGGGTTatgaaacaaaaattaatttaaatataacagGTACAAAATATgagattgaaaaattattgaaattacaAGCATTAGAggattataaaattttagaattagataaaattaaaaatttggaTACTTTGACATCAATggataatagtaataatttaaagaaaaggCATATCTATAGTTTTACGTCAACTGCACCAACTATGGTAGATAAAAATAGGATTGAAAATTCACCAGAACCAAATATGATTAATACTCCAAtcacaaataaaaataatgataattctATCTTCAATAACACTAGTCCCATAATAGAGAAAAAAAAAGGGATAGCtccatttaaatttttatggAACTCccaaaaaaattctttaagttcatattcatattcaaaTCTAAGAGATAGTTCCCCTAATATACCCAACGAAATCTTAAAGGAAACCATCGACAATACAGTCACAAATTATGAACAGAAAATTGCATTACCAAATGAAATGacaaaagaagatatatatgACATTTGTGAAGTTCCAGCTATTTTTAAACCGAATTTAGtctataaatttaatgatggTACAACTTTTACAATAACAAATCAAGATTTTAAATGCctttataataatgattgGGCTAATGATATGATACTAGATTTtttcataaaatattttattgaagaatctataactaaaaatataattaatgaaaatgatgtaTCTATAATGTCGTCATTTTTTTACTTAAAATTGATTAGTGATCCTACAAATTATTACAAGaatgttaaaaaatgggttaataattcaaatttatttaataagaaGTTTATTGTGATacctttaaatatttcatatcATTGGTTAGGTTGTATCATTATAAATTTCGATAAAGTTTACAATTTCttccaaaataatatcaatgaattagaTCAAAATATACTAACTATTGCTGATATTCCAAAGATTAACATTTTAACTTTTGATTCACTAAGTCAAGCAGATGCAAAAAATATCGTTccaataaaacaatttattttaaattacttGGAGGATAAATGTAATTTAAGTTTACCAGATGAAGTGgttgaaattaaaaaatgctTAGTTCCTCAACAGTCAAATTTCAGCGATTGTGGGTTTCATGTGATCTCAAATATTCGaacattttttgaagatCCAGGAGAGACAATAAAGATATGGAACATGACAGATCCAGGTGAATATAAGAATTGTCCTgagaaaataaatgatttttttggaTTTAATAAACATAGAAATGAAAGAGAAAATTATAGAGCTATACTTTTACATTTACAAAGAAACCAAGTAAAACGAAAATTGCTTGAAGATGCTTTTCAAGAGAAGGAAAGTCAAAACACTGAGGATGATGAGGATTTTGAAATAGTCTCCAACTGTGACataaaacataaaaattcaaatagtTTGTCACAAGACGAAGAAGTTGTTAGgaatgaagaagaagatagAATCGATGATAATTACAATATCGATaacaatgataataatacagTAACACATAATTTATTACCGAATAACGATGATATTGCTTCTGACCAAAAGCAACCTCTTACATATGGAGATGAAGGGCGTGATTCAATAAATGAAGTACTGAAAACTAACGAAGTTACTTCACGGAATATTTTAGAGACTTCACCACCCATTCCTGATAACGAGCTGCCATATACAGGTACAACTTCAAAGTATTTCGGTGAGTCTAGGTTAAAATCAAGACAAAGTCATATAGACATAATTTCCAGTGCGCCGACTGAGGGTCCAAATGAAGGTGGTAATTATTACCCTAGAGAAAGTCAAGCAATAGATGAGCCAGTCTCAGATAAATTTATGGTTAATCAATCTTCGGCAAACTCCAGCGTATTTTTTAACGGAAGGAGAACCATGTCAGATGATGATCTTAACAATGCCGATAATAACGCATTAAATAATCAACCCAAATTGTCTGATAATGTGGAAGGGAATATTACTATAATAGAAAGTGACATCTCAGATGCAGAAGGCTTGCCAGTAAGTGAGATGAATACTTCATCTATACCCTTTAAATCAGAGCATGTAAACATTTTATTAACGAAGAGGCATGATACAAACCATTATGAAAACATAAGAAATACATTAAATTCAGAATATGAAGAACAAGATGATGACGAAGAGGATAACTCAAACGACATAGAGGTTATTAGCTTGTAA
- the TPHA0C04560 gene encoding alpha-mannosyltransferase has protein sequence MINISGRRFSRLFKISAIVLCVFIISAVFLSSNRGLYNVTGLENNNEPSFASDPSIKKTFSSIFDAIKKHSPDKEVVRKKNDNCLLDGTVGTGNNDVKNWHRLSQKSMEGCLELSDSEINTLKSKHDAYIQSLEEIAVEKIHYKGKGIAIVGGGKFSLLAFLVVKTIRKFETTLPIEIFIPPQDVEDELEFCQQLLPEDNAKCIYLSDILPSQDIKKYEFKRYQYKSLAILASSFDDLLLIDADNFPIKNLDGIFDNEPYTSTGLILWPDFWRRSANPKFYEITGIELDTKKRVRNAIDDLTPPEVYTEDFSKLADVPFHDFSGTLPDPSTESGQMMINKGKHMKTLLLALYYNVNGPSWYYPILSQGAAGEGDKETVIAAALHNKAKFYQVKFKTGVEGYHQSNGRGFRGVAMLQHDFVQDFARYEDATARIKELYSTESFKQFDSGYSIDAFYEKYISQVNTDIPEEKRKIDVLFVHSHLPKFDPVPLWQSQDLIEDGKHFRSYTSLKKINYFDIELQNFEIFDKYICQDTIAFPYIKNEVKDADMPDLCNYIKNRLSYLQETHESVTSVA, from the coding sequence ATGATCAATATTTCCGGTCGAAGGTTCAGTAGGCTGTTTAAAATAAGTGCTATTGTATTATGTGTATTTATAATAAGTGCCGTGTTCCTCTCCAGTAACAGGGGATTATATAATGTAACAGGTTtagaaaacaataatgagCCCAGTTTTGCATCTGATCCTTCAATAAAGAAGACTTTCTCAAGTATATTCGATGCCATTAAAAAACATTCACCTGATAAAGAAGTGGTAAGAAAGAAAAACGACAACTGTCTTTTAGATGGTACCGTTGGCACTGGTAACAACGATGTAAAGAACTGGCATAGGTTGTCTCAAAAATCAATGGAAGGTTGTTTGGAACTGAGCGATAGTGAGATCAACACATTGAAATCAAAACACGATGCTTACATTCAGTCATTAGAGGAAATTGCTGTTGAAAAGATTCATTACAAAGGGAAAGGTATCGCGATTGTTGGGGGTGGTAAATTCTCGTTATTGGCATTCTTAGTAGTCAAGACAATACGAAAGTTTGAAACAACTTTACCAATTGAGATTTTTATTCCACCTCAAGATGTGGAGGATGAGCTTGAATTCTGTCAGCAGCTATTACCAGAAGATAATGCTAAGTGTATATACCTATCTGACATATTACCAAGCCAggatatcaaaaaatatgaatttaAGCGATATCAATATAAGTCTTTGGCTATTTTAGCGTCATCCTTCGATGATCTATTACTTATCGATGCCGATAACTTTCCAATAAAAAATCTGGATGGAATATTTGACAACGAACCATATACTTCAACAGGGCTAATTCTGTGGCCTGATTTTTGGCGAAGAAGTGCCAATCCAAAATTTTATGAGATCACTGGCATAGAACTGGATACAAAGAAAAGAGTTAGAAATGCAATAGACGATTTAACTCCTCCAGAAGTATACACTGAGGATTTTAGTAAACTCGCTGATGTTCCATTCCACGATTTCTCTGGAACATTGCCGGATCCTTCAACAGAGTCTGGtcaaatgatgataaataaAGGAAAACATATGAAAACTTTACTTCTtgcattatattataatgtCAATGGACCATCTTGGTACTACCCAATACTATCACAAGGTGCTGCAGGGGAAGGTGACAAAGAAACAGTTATTGCTGCTGCTCTGCACAATAAAGCTAAGTTCTACCAAGTGAAATTCAAAACAGGCGTAGAAGGCTACCATCAAAGCAATGGCCGTGGTTTTAGAGGTGTTGCAATGCTTCAACATGACTTTGTACAAGACTTTGCCAGATACGAGGATGCAACCGCCAGGATCAAGGAATTATACTCAACTGAATCATTTAAACAATTCGATAGTGGGTACTCTATAGATGCATTCTATGAAAAATACATTTCTCAAGTCAATACAGATATACCTGAAGAAAAAAGGAAGATCGatgttttatttgttcattCTCATTTGCCTAAATTTGACCCAGTACCACTATGGCAATCTCAAGATTTAATAGAAGATGGGAAGCACTTCAGATCTTACACCTCTTTAAAGAAGatcaattattttgatatcGAATTACAAAACTTTGAAAtctttgataaatatatttgtcaAGATACAATTGCTTTTCCTTACATAAAAAACGAAGTCAAAGATGCAGACATGCCAGATTTGTGTAATTACATCAAAAATCGTTTGTCCTATCTTCAAGAAACACATGAATCGGTTACATCTGTTGCTTAA
- the DUN1 gene encoding serine/threonine protein kinase DUN1 (similar to Saccharomyces cerevisiae DUN1 (YDL101C); ancestral locus Anc_2.352), with amino-acid sequence MNKREYSDTEEVGNESTLVVKKQHLNQNLAIYPDATDPQTDDNRNNILLANFMSLIPGKEQTLKILEKSETVIGRSRSCDIILDEVDISTKHCKLVLLEMPLGNENRKLLNIIDTSRNGTYINGNKLVKKDYVLKNGDRVIFGKKCSFLFKYASESPIVAVNSVHANNDDVNLDVENTDDGKFKKPQFGFTSSQQLKRKPQQKSKVLSVFDKYIVGKELGSGHYAIVKEGINKQTGKSVAIKIFHPQLNDDQKKNHQFREETDILMRVQHKNIVNLLDSFVEPISKMQIQKYLVLDKIDDGELFDRIVRKTNLSQPETKALFKQILSGLKYLHGKNIIHRDIKPENILLNVRRRQSPDEIQTGPWDDDEIDIQVKIADFGLAKFTGEMQFTNTLCGTPSYVAPEILTKQGHSSKVDVWSAGVLLYVCLCGFPPFSDQLGPPSLKDQILQGKFAFYSPYWDDIDDTVLHLISNLLVVNPVQRFSIEHCINHPWFNDIRENSFSSRMKRLQISDKQKLPKTYSELSKL; translated from the coding sequence ATGAATAAGAGAGAATATTCAGATACAGAAGAGGTAGGCAATGAATCTACTCTAGTAGTGAAGAAACAGCATTTGAATCAGAACCTTGCAATATATCCTGATGCAACAGACCCACAGACCGATGATAACCGGAACAATATATTGTTAGCAAATTTTATGAGTTTGATCCCAGGGAAAGAGCAGACTTTGAAGATACTTGAAAAGTCTGAAACAGTCATTGGAAGAAGCAGATCATGCGATATAATCTTAGATGAAGTAGACATTTCAACGAAACATTGTAAATTGGTGCTTTTGGAAATGCCACTTGGCAACGAAAATAGAAAactattgaatataatcGATACAAGTCGAAACGGTACTTATATTAATGGAAATAAATTGGTAAAGAAAGATTATGTCTTGAAAAATGGTGATCGTGTGATATTTGGTAAAAAATGCTCCTTCCTATTCAAGTACGCTTCTGAGAGTCCTATAGTGGCAGTTAATTCTGTTCATGCTAACAATGATGACGTTAATCTTGATGTTGAAAATACAGATGATGGTAAATTCAAGAAACCACAATTTGGATTCACTAGTAGTCAACAGCTGAAACGTAAGCCACAACAGAAATCCAAGGTGCTAAGCGTTTTTGATAAGTATATTGTAGGCAAAGAACTGGGTTCAGGGCATTATGCAATCGTTAAAGAAGGGATAAATAAGCAGACAGGAAAGAGTGTTGCCATAAAGATATTTCATCCTCAATTGAATGATGaccaaaagaaaaatcaCCAATTTAGAGAGGAAACGGATATTTTAATGAGAGTTCAGcacaaaaatattgtaaatttattgGACAGTTTTGTCGAGCCCATCAGTAAAATGCAGATACAAAAATACTTAGTACTGGACAAGATAGATGATGGCGAATTATTTGATAGAATTGTACGTAAGACCAATTTATCACAACCTGAGACGAAGGCACTGtttaaacaaatattatcagggttaaaatatttacatgggaaaaatattatccaCAGAGATATAAAGCCAGAAAATATCTTATTAAATGTTAGAAGAAGACAATCTCCTGATGAAATACAGACAGGTCCATGGGATGACGATGAAATAGATATCCAAGTTAAGATTGCTGATTTTGGTTTAGCAAAATTTACAGGTGAAATGCAGTTCACAAACACATTATGTGGCACTCCCTCTTATGTTGCTCCAGAGATTCTAACGAAACAAGGTCATAGTAGCAAAGTCGATGTATGGAGTGCGGGTGTACTATTATACGTCTGTTTGTGTGGATTTCCACCATTCAGTGATCAATTAGGACCACCAAGCTTAAAAGATCAAATATTACAAGGAAAATTTGCTTTCTATTCGCCCTATTGGGATGATATTGACGATACAGTCTTACatttgatttcaaatttacTGGTAGTTAATCCAGTCCAGAGGTTTTCAATTGAACATTGCATAAATCATCCTTGGTTCAACGATATAAGAGAAAATTCGTTTTCTTCAAGGATGAAGCGGTTACAGATAAGTGATAAACAGAAATTACCAAAAACATATTCTGAATTATCTAAATTGTAA